The Parambassis ranga chromosome 19, fParRan2.1, whole genome shotgun sequence genome contains a region encoding:
- the fam174b gene encoding membrane protein FAM174B, with the protein MLTYSLALTFIAAALWRVSGVPIITLSSATHLNSTSSSILSQDELTHNVTDAAVGSRISSLMTHLPTLKTVVILICVLTAALITCLVIKVIRSGRRIRKTRKYDIITTPAERVEMAPLNEENDDEDDSTLFDVKYR; encoded by the exons ATGCTGACCTACAGTCTGGCTTTAACTTTTATTGCCGCGGCTCTCTGGCGAGTCAGCGGTGTACCGATAATAACTCTCTCATCTGCGACGCACTTAAATTCAACATCATCATCCATCCTGAGTCAAGATGAACTGACACATAATGTCACAGACGCTGCCGTGGGATCCCGCATCTCATCTCTGATGACGCATCTTCCAACTCTGAAGACCGTGGTTATTTTGATCTGCGTGTTAACAGCTGCGCTCATCACATGCCTGGTCATCAAAGTGATCAG ATCTGGGAGACGAATcagaaaaacaaggaaataTGACATAATAACTACACCGGCGGAGCGTGTGGAGATGGCACCTCTAAATGAGGAGAACGATGACGAAGACGACTCAACCCTGTTCGATGTCAAGTacag GTGA
- the c2cd5 gene encoding C2 domain-containing protein 5 isoform X20 → MPLHPQQSSAFGLQLPETVPELLCLCSHTHLHWPVFGEDPPSSSGPPTPFRALPTSSSSPPPFSPSKPCSRQSSSSDTDLSLTPKMEEPQSVRRRPGIFLCPSSPTLCTDTLSLPGSGSVGCGHGSSLRATTPPPPSSIHSDSALLRKSVSFSENLLVAASGMGSGGSAGKEAGPLKTLLRQQTQTALEQREFPFFTLTSFPPGFLVHVGGVVSARSVKLLDRIHNPDEPETRDAWWEEIRQEIKSHAKALGCHAVVGYSESTSICEEVCILSASGTAAILNPRYMREGCLDIGSTDHRFEEPSPPSCGFCHIPYDELNMPFPAQLTYCYLCRRQKVPDVLFTTIDLPPEAAVTGKGCLIQARLCRLKKKAQGEVNATCISNLLPFMEYELHTQLMNKLKLRSMNALFGLQIQISVGENMLLGLASATGVYLTALPTPGGIQIAGKTPGDLSNEHHILTIQKRINDTIAKNKELYQINPPKLFALDPEVFGGLNMELTEEGVGSPIPEPRQRSRLFRSHSESSDDMSELDLSHGKKDAFVLEIDDTDAVEDIHSLLTDAPTPTGFYSCNTETMPGIYNWTSGVQMFTSVRVFRLSNANLTNQGLNKIFTDLCENLLKSFYFKLRSMIPCCLCHLNFTVAVPEEELIQVTVTAVAMTFDTDQTQEKPAEKAIIKGSSETEEQLQFPLELCSDPSSTNTQPLSRISGSVSLFTPAAKLCQNQLVMVRSAGVPENTISPRAASVDYGSFADRCSTWLELLRLKAHTIRRGSVKTSRRTQSLAHSVSSLERSSPLPEGRSRSLRSSRSFGGSSVTVVKMSPLSFLPGTRIIKYLGIINMFFIRETTSLREEGGVSGFLHSFIAEVFAMVRAHVAALGGNAVVSYSMKECVLMENPNKNQAQCLINVSGDAVICVRETDQEAAVSTTNLGQTCSSASESAT, encoded by the exons GCCGGTATTTGGTGAGGATCCACCCTCGTCCTCCGGCCCGCCTACCCCTTTCAGAGCCCtccccacttcctcctcctctcctccccccttctctccctccaaGCCATGCAGCCGCCAGTCCTCATCATCAGACACAGACCTCAGTTTGACGCCCAAGATGG AGGAGCCCCAGTCAGTGAGACGCAGGCCTGGGATCTTCCTCTGCCCCAGCTCCCCTACCCTCTGCACAGatactctgtcccttcctggtTCTGGCTCAGTGGGCTGTGGTCATGGCTCTTCCCTCAGAGCTACCACCccgccccctccctcctccatccacTCAGACTCTGCCTTGCTGAGAAAGAGCGTGTCCTTCTCTGAGAACCTGTTGGTGGCAGCCTCCG GAATGGGCAGTGGAGGCAGTGCCGGGAAGGAGGCAGGGCCCTTGAAGACCCTGCTCAGACAGCAGACGCAGACAGCTCTCGAGCAGAGG GAGTTCCCCTTCTTCACCTTGACGTCATTCCCTCCTGGTTTCTTGGTCCATGTAGGTGGAGTGGTCAGCGCCCGCTCTGTCAAATTGCTGGACCGTATACACAACCCTG ATGAGCCAGAGACTCGTGACGCCTGGTGGGAGGAGATTCGCCAGGAAATCAAATCTCATGCCAAAGCTCTTGGTTGCCATGCTGTTGTAGGATACAGTGAGAGCACAAGCATTTG TGAAGAGGTGTGTATTCTGTCAGCGTCGGGCACAGCAGCCATCCTGAATCCCCGGTACATGCGTGAAGGCTGCCTAGACATCGGAAGCACAGACCacag GTTTGAGGAACCATCTCCTCCAAGCTGTGGCTTCTGTCACATCCCGTATGATGAGCTCAACATGCCATTTCCTGCGCAGCTCACCTACTGTTACCTCTGTAGACGGCAGAAGGTTCCCGATGTGCTCTTCACAACAATTGACTTGCCACCAGAGGCAGCTGTCACAGGGAAGGGTTGCCTCATACAGGCCAG ATTGTGTCGCCTGAAAAAGAAAGCCCAGGGAGAGGTGAACGCGACATGCATCTCCAACCTGTTGCCCTTTATGGAGTACGAGCTGCACACTCAGCTGATGAATAAACTGAAGCTGCGGAGCATGAACGCTCTGTTTGGACTGCAAATACAGATCAGTGTTGGGGAGAACATGCTTCTGGGTCTCGCT tCTGCCACAGGAGTGTACCTGACCGCCCTGCCCACACCAGGTGGAATCCAGATTGCGGGGAAGACTCCTGGTGACCTCAGCAATGAACATCATATCTTGACCATCCAGAAAAGAATCAATGACACCATAGCCAAGAACAAAGAGCTTTATCAGATAAACCCTCCG AAATTATTTGCCCTGGACCCTGAGGTGTTCGGCGGCCTAAACATG GAACTGACAGAAGAAGGAGTCGGTTCTCCCATCCCAGAACCAAGGCAACGGTCCAGACTTTTTCGCTCTCATTCAGAAAGCTCAGATGATATGTCGGAACTGGATCTGTCGCACGGCAAAAAGGATGCCTTTGTCCTGGAG ATTGACGACACTGATGCTGTGGAGGACATCCACTCCCTCCTCACTGATGCACCTACCCCCACAG gtttcTACAGCTGCAACACTGAGACCATGCCTGGGATTTATAACTGGACGTCAGGAGTACAG ATGTTTACATCAGTGAGAGTCTTCAGGTTGAGTAATGCCAATCTAACTAATCAAGGCTTAAACAAGATCTTCACTGACCTGTGTGAGAATCTGCTAAAG AGTTTTTACTTCAAGCTGCGCTCCATGATCCCCTGCTGCCTTTGTCATCTCAACTTCACGGTAGCAGTGCCAGAAGAAGAGCTCATACAG GTCACAGTGACAGCTGTTGCTATGACGTTTGACACGGACCAGACTCAGGAGAAGCCAGCCGAGAAGGCCATCATCAAAG GTTCCAGTGAGActgaagagcagctgcagtttcCTCTGGAGTTGTGTTCAGACCCATCGTCCACTAACACGCAGCCATTGTCCAGAATCTCAG GTTCAGTCTCTTTATTCACGCCAGCTGCAAAACTCTGCCAAAATCAGCTGGTTATGGTTCGTTCAGCAG gtgtcCCAGAGAATACCATCTCACCCAGAG CGGCCTCCGTTGATTACGGTTCCTTTGCAGACAGATGCAGCACCTGGCTAGAGCTGCTTAGGCTGAAAGCTCACACCATAAGACGAGGATCAGTTAAGACAAGTAGGAGGACACAGTCTCTAGCACACTCTG TCTCGTCTTTGGAGCGCTCTAGTCCATTGCCGGAGGGTCGCTCCCGCTCGCTGCGTTCCAGTCGCTCGTTTGGGGGCAGTTCAGTAACGGTGGTGAAGATGTCGccactctccttcctccctgGGACACGCATCATTAAATACCTTGGAATCATCAACATGTTCTTCATCAGAGAGACAACGTCATTACGGGAG GAAGGTGGCGTTAGTGGATTCCTCCATTCTTTCATAGCAGAGGTGTTTGCAATGGTTCGAGCTCATGTAGCAGCCCTGGGTGGCAATGCAGTTGTGTCGTACAGcatgaaagagtgtgtgttaaTGGAAAATCCAAACAAGAATCAG GCTCAGTGTCTCATCAACGTGAGTGGTGACGCAGTCATCTGCGTGAGGGAAACAGATCAGGAGGCGGCAGTGTCAACGACAAATCTTGGGCAGACCTGTAGCAGCGCATCTGAAAGTGCAACATGA
- the chd2 gene encoding chromodomain-helicase-DNA-binding protein 2, with translation MMKNKSKKQEDEGSTQSNASSNSASEESNHSASESGSQSESEHGSERRRSHNSESNSSSESESHSESESGSAGSKSQQTTAEVKDKPVRKQERLADVKKMWEEHPDVYGVRRSNRSRQEPARLNIGAEGSSDSESESPKRKTSRSKKKENIWKDDDSNDEEEEEEEEEDSDSADSEQEEKKVRSRRLPARRPQAKSSTSKKQHSQKGRKSRKQESSGEEDDDDEDDDDDDEEDTPKRQTRRRGATKVKSYKEDQHDFETDSDDLIEMTGEACEEQQDDDSETIEKVMDTRTSKKGVTGATTTVYAVEENGDPCEGFDPDKDEGETQYLIKWKGWSYIHNTWESMDSLTQQKVKGLKKLDNYKKKSEELNSWLRKASPEDVEFHNCQQELTVELSKQFQIVERIISTKTGKTPGSSDFPSHSHKTPSSNEPEYLCKWMGLPYSECSWEDGALVRKKFQRCIDSFMSRNSSKTVPSKDCKVLKQRPRFVALKKQPSYIGDENLQLRDYQLDGLNWLAHSWCRCNSVILADEMGLGKTIQTISFLSYLFHQHQLYGPFILVVPLSTLTSWQREFDTWAPDMNVVVYLGDVMSRKTIRDYEWVNHQTKRIRFNALLTTYEILLKDKGVLGNINWAFLGVDEAHRLKNDDSLLYKTLMEFRSNHRLLITGTPLQNSLKELWSLLHFLMPDKFDSWDDFEDEHGKGRDNGYQSLHKVLEPFLLRRVKKDVEKSLPAKVEQILRVDMSAQQKQFYKWILTRNYKALSKGNRGSSSGFLNIVMELKKCCNHCFLIKHPEEVDGETQLEHLQNLVRGSGKLVLLDKLLTRLRERGNRVLIFSQMVRMLDLLAEYLTKKRYPFQRLDGSIKGELRKQALDHFNAEGSEDFCFLLSTRAGGLGINLASADTVVIFDSDWNPQNDLQAQARAHRIGQKKQVNIYRLVTKGTVEEDIIERAKKKMVLDHLVIQRMDTTGRTVLDSNSGTTNSNPFNKEELTAILKFGAEELFKEAEGEESEPQEMDIDEILRLAETRESDQGSSATDELLSQFKVANFSSMEESTPEFEEKPMPEWDDIIPEEQRRKIEEEEKQREMEDIFMLPRSRSSNKRAQANDSDSDVGSKLKHRSSGSESETDDSDDDKKPKKRGRPRARKNNVEGFTDAEIRRFIKAYKKFGAPLERLEAIARDSELVDKSIADLKRLGELIHSSCVTAVQEHEEHLKENPVEAKGPGKRRGINIKISGVQVNAKSIIQHEEEFEPLHKAMPSNPAERNKFKLVCRVKVAHFDVDWDLQDDIHLLLGIYEHGFGNWDQIKTDPDLKLADKILPDDLSKKPQAKQLQARAEYLLKLLKKEQDSTDMSKTGDEVKVRKRKPGGKKEKILKDEHGNDISSPRLSDNPSEEGEVKDDGTDKSPIKKRQKKKDNKENKEKQGTPKKDGDKEKRGSKPRKEKAKGAKGKKTQGPVHITAGSEPVPIEGKEDDELDQETFSICKERMRPVKKALKQLDKPDEGLSDQEQLQHTRTCLLKIGDRITECLKAYSDPEQVKIWRRNLWIFVSKFTEFGARKLHKLYKMAQKKRSHEEEKEQKKKEDPSGRGKSFRPEASGSSRDSTGQPSKTGSHSIQPGSHGHHREAYNTASKRHFSNDDRGDWQRDRKYNYPSNSNQSWQGDRHHPYDAHRYKDHYNDRRPHGDSYRSSGGYRNNSSPRKRPYEQYSNDRDHRGHRPYYDRHLDPKRRRPDEFRPNYHQGREAPLQDFRRMPDHRPPGPPGPEHYNRPFHPDKPPPLLDPRSPQAQKSPQDSRSPLERPVEPNIMADPNWNNRKT, from the exons ATGATGAagaataaaagcaaaaaacaagAGGATGAAGGATCGACTCAGAGCAATGCATCAAG CAATTCAGCATCAGAAGAATCCAACCACTCTGCATCGGAGTCTGGAAGTCAGTCAGAGAGTGAGCATGgcagtgagaggaggagatCCCACAACTCCGAGTCCAACAGCTCCTCAGAGTCAGAGAGTCACTCAGAATCAGAGAGCGGGTCTGCAGGATCCAAATCGCAGCAAACCACAGCAGAAGTCAAAGACAAGCCAGTTAGAAAGCAGGAGCGCCTTGCTGATGTGAAAAAG ATGTGGGAGGAACATCCAGACGTTTATGGTGTCCGGAGATCAAATCGCAGCAGACAGGAGCCAGCTCGTTTGAACATCGGAGCTGAG GGCAGCAGTGACTCTGAGAGTGAAAGCCCTAAAAGAAAGACATCACGGTCTAAGAAAAAAGA AAATATCTGGAAAGATGATGACTcaaatgatgaagaggaggaggaggaggaggaggaggattccGACAGTGCAGACAGtgagcaggaagagaaaaaagtTAGATCCAGACGACTTCCTGCTAGAAG ACCTCAGGCCAAATCATCAACAAGCAAAAAGCAGCACTCCCAAAAGGGAAGGAAGTCGAGGAAACAGGAGTCGTCAGGAGAGGaagatgacgatgatgaagatgacgacgatgatgatgaggaagacaCTCCAAAGAGGCAAACTCGACGACGGggtgccacaaaagtcaaaag TTACAAAGAGGACCAGCATGACTTTGAGACTGACTCTGATGACCTGATTGAAATGACGGGGGAAGCttgtgaggagcagcaggatgatgACAGTGAAACCATCGAAAAAGTTATGGACACTAGGACTAGTAAAAAAGGAG TCACTGGAGCTACTACTACTGTGTATGCTGTGGAGGAAAACGGGGACCCATGCGAAGGCTTTGACCCTGACAAAGACGAAGGGGAGACTCAGTATCTGATCAAGTGGAAGGGCTGGTCCTACATCCACAACACGTGGGAGAGCATGGACTCTCTCACACAGCAGAAAGTCAAGGGACTGAAGAAACTTGACAACTACAAAAAGAAAAGCGAGGAGCTCAATTCATG GTTGAGGAAAGCGTCCCCTGAGGATGTAGAATTCCATAACTGCCAACAGGAGCTCACTGTTGAACTGAGCAAACAGTTTCAGATTGTGGAGCGCATCATAT CCACAAAGACAGGAAAGACACCAGGATCCTCCGACTTTCCCT ctcACAGTCACAAGACACCATCCTCCAATGAACCAGAGTACCTATGCAAATGGATGGGTTTACCTTACTCAGAGTGCAGCTGGGAAGATGGAGCGTTGGTCAGGAAGAAGTTTCAGCGCTGCATTGACAGTTTTATGAGCCGCAACTCCAGCAAAACTGTCCCCTCTAAAGACTGCAAG GTGTTAAAACAAAGACCAAGGTTTGTTGCTCTTAAGAAGCAGCCGTCATATATTGGTGATGAGAATCTTCAACTGAGGGATTATCAGCTGGATGGGTTGAACTGGCTGGCTCACTCCTGGTGCAG GTGCAACAGTGTTATTCTCGCTGACGAGATGGGACTGGGAAAAACCATCCAGACAATCTCCTTCTTGTCTTACCTTTTCCACCAGCATCAGCTCTACGGGCCCTTTATACTGGTGGTACCTCTTTCCACGCTTACCTCCTGGCAGAGGGAGTTTGACACCTGGGCCCCTGACATGAATGTTGTGGTTTACCTTGGCGATGTCATGAGCAGGAAAACA ATCCGTGACTACGAGTGGGTGAACCATCAAACTAAAAGAATCAGATTCAATGCTCTTCTAACCACTTATGAAATTCTGCTAAAAGATAAG GGGGTGCTTGGGAACATTAACTGGGCATTCTTGGGCGTAGATGAAGCTCACAGGCTGAAAAACGATGACTCTCTGCTCTACAAAACATTAATGGAGTTCAGGTCCAATCACAGACTCCTCATCACCGGCACTCCACTACAGAACTCCCTCAAAGAGCTCTGGTCACTCTTGCATTTCCTCATGCCTGACAA ATTTGATTCCTGGGATGATTTTGAGGATGAACATGGCAAAGGAAGGGATAATGGTTATCAGAGTCTGCACAAAGTCCTTGAGCCTTTCCTGCTCCGACGTGTCAAGAAAGATGTGGAGAAATCTCTGCCGGCCAAGGTGGAGCAAATCCTCCGCGTCGACATGTCAGCACAGCAAAAACAGTTTTACAA GTGGATTTTAACAAGGAATTACAAAGCCCTTTCTAAAGGCAACCGAGGCAGCTCCTCTGGCTTCCTGAACATTGTAATGGAGCTTAAGAAGTGCTGCAACCATTGTTTCCTCATTAAGCACCCTGAGGAGGTAGATGGAGAAACACAACTGGAACACCTGCAG AATCTTGTGAGGGGCAGTGGGAAGCTGGTTCTGCTGGACAAGCTGTTGACCAGACTCAGAGAAAGGGGAAACAGAGTACTGATCTTCTCTCAGATGGTTCGAATGTTGGACCTTTTGGCTGAATACCTCACTAAAAAACGATACCCATTCCAG CGGCTAGACGGTTCCATAAAGGGAGAACTCCGAAAGCAGGCTCTTGACCACTTTAATGCAGAAGGCTCAGAG GACTTTTGCTTCCTGTTATCTACAAGAGCTGGAGGGTTAGGTATTAATTTGGCTTCAGCAGATACTGTAGTCATCTTTGATTCTGACTGGAACCCCCAAAACGACCTGCAAGCGCAGGCACGGGCCCACAGGATCGGCCAGAAGAAACAG GTAAATATATATCGGCTTGTCACTAAAGGAACAGTGGAGGAGGACATCATTGAGCGGGCAAAGAAGAAGATGGTTTTGGACCATCTTGTCATTCAGAGAATGGACACCACAGGTCGAACTGTTCTGGACAGTAACTCAGGAACCACAAA TTCAAACCCCTTCAACAAAGAGGAACTGACTGCTATTCTCAAGTTTGGTGCAGAGGAACTTTTCAAAGAGGCAGAAGGAGAAGAGTCTGAGCCTCAG GAAATGGATATTGATGAGATCTTGAGGTTGGCTGAAACAAGAGAAAGTGATCAAGGTTCTAGTGCTACAGATGAACTTCTATCGCAGTTTAAG GTGGCCAATTTCTCCAGTATGGAAGAGAGCACTCCAGAGTTTGAGGAGAAACCCATGCCTGAATGGGATGATATCATTCCTGAGGAGCAACGCCGGAAAattgaggaggaagagaagcagcGGGAAATGGAGGACATCTTCATGCTGCCCAGAAGCAGGAGCTCTAACAAACGG GCTCAGGCCAATGACAGCGACAGTGACGTCGGTTCTAAGCTGAAGCATCGCTCCTCGGGCTCTGAAAGTGAGACTGAcgacagtgatgatgacaagAAGCCAAAGAAGAGAGGCCGACCCAGAGCTCGTAAAAACAATGTGGAGGGTTTTACTGATGCAGAGATCCGCAG GTTCATTAAGGCTTACAAGAAATTTGGAGCTCCACTTGAAAG GTTGGAGGCCATTGCCCGAGACTCAGAGCTAGTGGACAAATCCATTGCTGACCTGAAGAGACTTGGTGAACTgattcacagcagctgtgtgactgcagtgcaggagcaCGAGGAACATCTCAAAGAGAACCCAGTtgaag CTAAAGGTCCTGGGAAGCGACGAGGAATTAACATCAAGATCTCAGGAGTGCAGGTCAATGCAAAGTCCATCATCCAGCATGAGGAAGAGTTTGAGCCACTGCACAAGGCAATGCCCTCCAACCCTGCTGAAAGAAACAA GTTCAAGCTGGTGTGCAGAGTGAAAGTTGCTCACTTTGATGTTGACTGGGATTTGCAGGATGACATTCACCTCCTGCTTGGAATCTACGAGCACGGCTTTGGCAACTGGGATCAGATCAAGACAGACCCTGACCTTAAACTTGCTGATAAG ATTCTTCCTGATGACCTGAGCAAGAAGCCTCAGGCCAAGCAGTTACAAGCGAGAGCAGAGTATCTCCTCAAGCTCCTGAAAAAAGAACAGGACAGCACAGATATGTCTAAAACTGGAGATGAG GTcaaagtgaggaagaggaagcctggggggaaaaaagaaaagattctTAAAGACGAGCACGGCAATGACATCTCCTCCCCCCGCCTGTCCGACAACCCATCAGAGGAGGGCGAAGTGAAG gaTGATGGAACAGACAAGTCCCCTATCAAGAAGAGGCAAAAGAAAAAGGATAACaaagagaacaaagaaaaacagggaACTCCAAAAAAGGATGGGGACAAGGAAAAAAGAGGTTCCAAGCCCAGAAAAGAGAAG GCTAAAGGGGCCAAAGGGAAGAAGACTCAGGGTCCAGTTCACATCACAGCAGGATCTGAACCCGTTCCCATTGAAGGAAAGGAAGATGATGAACTCGACCAGGAGACTTTCAGTATT TGTAAGGAACGCATGAGGCCGGTGAAAAAGGCCTTGAAGCAGCTGGACAAACCAGATGAGGGTCTCTCTGACCAGGAACAGCTccagcacacacgcacatgccTGCTAAAGATTGGAGACCGAATCACAGAGTGCCTTAAAGCTTACAGTGACCCAGAACAAGTCAAAATATGGCGAAG AAACCTCTGGATTTTTGTGTCTAAGTTTACAGAGTTTGGCGCAAGGAAGCTTCACAAGCTTTACAAAATGGCACAGAAGAAGCGCTCACATGAAGAAGAG aaagagcagaagaagaaggaggatcCTTCAGGAAGAGGAAAGTCCTTCAGACCGGAGGCCTCTGGTTCCAGTCGAGACTCCACAGGTCAACCATCCAAAACTGGATCTCACTCGATTCAGCCAGGATCCCATGGACACCACAGAGAAGCATACAACACAGCAAGCAAGCGGCACTTTAGCAATGATG ATCGAGGAGACTGGCAGAGGGACCGTAAATACAACTACCCAAGTAACAGCAACCAGTCGTGGCAGGGAGACCGGCATCATCCGTATGATGCTCATCGATATAAGGATCACTATAATGATCGACGTCCGCATGGAGACTCATATCGTAGCTCTGGCGGTTACCGTAACAACAGCTCTCCTCGAAAAAGACCATATGAGCAGTACAGCAATGACCGGGACCACAGGGGTCACCGACCCTATTATGACAG GCATCTGGATCCTAAAAGGAGACGTCCGGATGAATTCCGTCCCAACTACCACCAGGGAAGGGAAGCCCCTCTTCAGGACTTCAGGAGGATGCCAGATCACAGACCACCAGGTCCACCTGGGCCGGAACACTACAACAGGCCCTTCCACCCTGACAAACCTCCTCCACTGCTGGACCCTCGCTCCCCGCAGGCTCAGAAGTCTCCTCAGGACTCCCGCTCTCCTCTCGAGCGGCCTGTAGAGCCCAACATAATGGCAGATCCAAACTGGAACAACAGGAAGACCTAG